One window of the Burkholderia ubonensis subsp. mesacidophila genome contains the following:
- a CDS encoding hemagglutinin repeat-containing protein, producing the protein MNKNQYRLVFSRVRGMLIAVEETVSSSGKAGRGEAVRKVAGALQSVMPRVALRRVAFAALATAGVVPMWAGAQVVGAGPHAPAVVQTQSGLPQVNINKPSGAGVSLNTYSQFDVQKPGVILNNSPVITNTQQAGYINGNPNFGPNDAARIIVNQVNSNNPTQLRGYVEVAGQRAEVIISNPSGLVVDGGGFINTSRAILTTGTPTLNADGALAGFNTTRGLITVQGAGLNATNVDQVDLIARAVQTNAAIYANNLNVVAGANQVNHDTLQTTRIQGEGAAPAVAIDVSQLGGMYANRIFLVGTEGGVGVRNAGTIAADAMGMTLTTGGRLVQSGKISSLGNVAVSAAGGVESSGTTYGQQSVSVSTGADVVNTGTLAAQHDVGVTAGSLNSTGTLGAGVNSDGIVTQVGDLQVTTTGTLSATGKNVAGGNVTAKGHGVNLAGGTTAANGNLSLTATTGDVNLANATTSTQGAFTANAAGAVVNDHGELSSQGSTTVTAGSVSNQGGKVSSQGPLSVTATSGQLANQSGSFVSKSTLALRGGAIANNQGTIQSAGRATVDGVTIDNTAGRITSLNTDGLALTATGQLTNAAGTAADGAQGGVIGGNGDVTVQGGNIANHATIKSNTNLHVSGQSVDNSGGTLKGVQGVTVDAGAHLTNRGGTIIGHTAKVDGTTLDNSAGTVQADQVSLGATDVVNHGGTITQTGAGAMTVNVSGTLDNSSGGTLQSDSTDLMLAPTTLKNDGGTITHAGTGTLTLGNGAGSVSNVGGTIAGNGRVVAQTGALNNTSGSINGQTGLSATVGGALNNKNGKLSSDTDLGLTSGTLTNDGGRIGAITNATIHTGSMTNQSGSIVAPNLSVTADSTLDNSGGKLETNQLVLTTPNLMNHGGTITQYGSSAMSVNVSGTLDNSAGGTIQTNSRDLTLAPAQLNNAGGTITHAGTGTLKIAPANGASALNNASGTIVTKGQAVVDASSWDNSSGILSAQGGTTGTIAGDVNNTRGLVRSDAFLSLTSGGSLANQSGHIQAGQSTVGDTSTLAVQSASINNADGAITNLGRGAMTVQGGSQIVNSHAGDVFGMGAITGNGDVTVSAASISNTQGGQLSGGALHVQGNTLDNSGGQIGNIANSNGDVGVTTTGAITNTNGQISSTHDLTVTAATLQGGGTYGATHDANVNLQGDFAVTPGYQFNVGHDLAFTLPGTFDNSGNVQSVNNLSVSAGNIVNSGALSAGGLLRTQSGNLTNTGAIVGGSTSLNATGTVSNVGPTALIGGSDSNGTLEILANDIENRDDTTTTDSIATTAIFGMGRVVLAGRKDASGNYANAALVNNVSALIQSGGAMELHADRVTSTRRVMTTTGYTNNVDPAVLERYGISMSGCVALHMEACSGRDVGWPRLTRIPDDPDYDPAPVIAKLLAQPGGMFTDPPHSGQWNSGYQYTTYTGVAISNMIKDVSPAAQIVSGGAIDASSSGTFQNHWSNIAAVGNVNLPARYDADGWAATGQQAPGVTVTYSGHYHYNNYDNTEHNWTSPFGNAGGAPADVKQYALPDYKSTLGSNGTISGTGVSINNTAANASIPSLGLLPGQAVPGLTLGGLSGNASVTKSGAAVVHGGAPIQVDPIIASATALNVLNNLTIPQGGLYRPNAAPNPGYVVETNPAFTNQKSLLSSDYFFSQIGVDLTHIPKRLGDGFYEQQLVRNQVTALTGKAGLGPYADLQTMYQSLMAAGAELSKSLDLPIGASLSSAQVSKLTSNVILMETRVVDGQSVLVPVVYLAKVNQQNMGNGPLIAATDIDIKDAQSFTNNGTLKADNALSVQGKQIDNAFGAMQSGGLTTLLADHNVDLTSANVKAGSLVIGAGDDLILDTATNTQKQVSGDGATRSATTLGPTARIDVAGDAGIITGGNFQQNAGELSVGGNFGALIGGDWTLGAVQTGEHKVVQRANGVSDMDFNHATVSSVKVGGVSGISVAGDLTSHGAQIELGRGGAIDAKGNVSLLTASSTSTVNSNSSGSDHRRSYSDSLHASDQTLTGTTLKSGDALAMSSGKDLTLSGSTLTLDKGKVTLNAKGDVNIGAATETREFNSHETHSHSVVVSNTKVASGIDQVDVISHGSSVSADSVSVTSGQDINVTGSAVAGARDVSLDAARHVNILAAEDRSDSSKYYDKKQSGLMRSGGLGFTVGSAEQKAQSDNHVVQQSQARSTVGSVQGNVSIKAGENVHIGGSDVVAGKAADDTKNATGNIDIVGRNVTIDPGQDDERTHDQQEFKSSGFTVAMTGTLFDTVRNVKDNASTGNAFQRAQSVATEIGASAADVPSISVTYGRSQSKSSLDTSSLTNAGSTVRGGGNVSVIATGGAAKDAQGRATDGDITVVGSAISAGGAALLDANRNVTLAASTDQYRQKSESSSSSSSFALLSTPSVGDLARWIGGTANHGGNSPSPYNAFRSDANGWTTATTQAPTTVSGNTVTVRSKTGDVNVIGSGISGTESVDVVAKQGAINVLAGLESSKSHQESSSRQIGNLGSNGTATGFSVGVANSHTVQDSASDTQSRMRSQIASAGNVTLDAKQDLTVTGSDVMAGKDLTLTGKNLNFDPGTDTTQTSMSQHSSQFGVSLALGGAAGNAVAAVNQSMRNPARGGDARLGALDKAQAALATYSAYQVADAFTSGKPTNQALVKATVSIGGGTSSSESHSSSLANAGSKLTAGENVKLIATGSGAKDQDGLATDGDINARGTQISGKNVTLEAARDVNLQSAKDTTQLSSRNSSSGGSIGVGVALGGQQNGITVELAASIARGHANGQSVTNRDTVVSASDTLTLKSGRDTNLRGAETSGQTINAEVGHDLNIQSQQDTATYESKQTSGGFQMSVCVPPICYGQTVSGSANVSQQKITATYQSVNRQSGMFAGDGGYHVTVGKHTQLDGGAIASSTAGADKSSLSTETFGHTNLENKLSYSGDSMGFGASGGVGNSSPGGIKLNTPVVQTGPAGVGPVTANGLGPSGFSSAGTSSEATGTTYATVSPGTITVRGDAGTGHDSTAGLNRDMSIANGAIENTFDARKVQNDLAVQQAAGQVGMQIVGAVGKYLTDKASRAVTKAKDALDDAEKSQDPAAIAKAKADLDAANQQYAMWNDDSTSRKAAHAIVAGGAAALGGGNVVGAVGGTIAGDYAGSAVGQLTDGTLGGTLLTNVAAGVAGAAVGGALGGASGAISGAGGALSADLYNRQLHPQERDMIAKVAKKIAEAIGKTSADQQSLTSYWTDMLTLAADAKVDAQASQQLDQYKTQLTHAAQASGNTQALDTFNTNLEIAQNAINQMSGLTIFGVGGPIVADDGVLKTFQATGSQFNDSTLFDTPGGTRSGLALGQTPASAGIGSDYYIAPNGPTNQQIAGFARDMIQRAATRNGAASPAYPLEEIVLGGAAGKIVSGVVGAILNRGMAQGATDAVVADNVWHSTRVPEAAKGILEKGIDPAFLNPKTRFGSAFYVAEQPGTSLAEMAHYGVDPSTGIRFSVNQDAVKVLDLTNPGIAAKWGYGGGPISGVTQKIGSDAMAQGYNTIRYFSERAAGGTNLAIIGDFNKILKPIMVTPVAP; encoded by the coding sequence ATGAATAAAAATCAATATCGCCTCGTGTTCAGTCGCGTGCGCGGCATGTTAATCGCAGTCGAAGAGACTGTCAGCTCGTCGGGGAAAGCGGGCAGGGGCGAAGCCGTGCGCAAGGTGGCGGGTGCCTTGCAAAGCGTGATGCCGCGGGTGGCGCTGCGTCGCGTGGCGTTTGCCGCGCTGGCGACGGCAGGCGTAGTGCCGATGTGGGCCGGCGCGCAGGTGGTGGGCGCGGGTCCGCATGCGCCGGCTGTCGTTCAGACGCAGAGTGGCTTGCCGCAAGTGAACATCAACAAACCCAGCGGGGCTGGTGTTTCGTTGAATACGTATTCCCAGTTCGACGTGCAGAAACCTGGCGTGATCTTGAACAACTCGCCAGTTATCACGAACACGCAGCAAGCGGGCTATATCAACGGCAATCCGAATTTTGGCCCGAATGATGCGGCACGCATCATTGTCAACCAGGTCAACAGCAACAACCCGACGCAACTGAGAGGCTACGTCGAGGTGGCGGGCCAACGCGCCGAGGTGATCATTTCGAATCCGTCCGGATTGGTCGTTGATGGCGGCGGGTTTATTAATACCTCGCGCGCAATCCTGACGACCGGTACGCCGACCTTGAATGCGGACGGGGCGCTGGCGGGATTCAATACGACACGTGGCCTCATTACGGTACAAGGCGCGGGCCTGAATGCAACGAATGTCGACCAGGTCGACCTCATTGCCAGAGCCGTACAAACAAATGCCGCGATTTACGCAAACAACCTTAACGTGGTCGCGGGGGCGAACCAGGTCAATCACGACACGCTCCAGACAACGCGAATTCAGGGCGAAGGTGCGGCGCCCGCCGTCGCGATCGACGTGAGCCAGCTCGGCGGGATGTACGCAAATCGCATCTTCCTGGTCGGGACAGAGGGCGGTGTCGGTGTACGGAACGCCGGCACGATCGCGGCGGATGCGATGGGCATGACGCTGACGACTGGCGGGCGGCTGGTGCAGTCGGGCAAGATCAGCTCGCTTGGCAACGTCGCGGTATCCGCGGCGGGTGGTGTCGAGAGCAGCGGCACGACCTACGGTCAGCAGTCGGTATCGGTGAGCACGGGCGCCGACGTGGTGAATACCGGGACACTCGCGGCACAGCATGACGTGGGCGTAACGGCGGGTTCGCTGAACTCGACGGGCACGCTCGGCGCAGGCGTGAACAGCGACGGTATCGTCACGCAAGTTGGCGACCTGCAAGTCACGACGACGGGCACGTTGAGCGCGACCGGCAAGAACGTTGCAGGCGGCAACGTCACGGCGAAGGGCCACGGCGTGAACCTTGCCGGCGGCACGACGGCAGCGAACGGCAACCTGTCGCTGACTGCCACGACCGGTGACGTGAACCTTGCGAATGCGACGACCAGCACTCAAGGTGCATTCACGGCGAATGCGGCGGGCGCGGTCGTCAACGACCATGGCGAACTGTCGAGCCAGGGCAGCACCACGGTAACGGCCGGCAGCGTATCGAACCAGGGCGGCAAGGTGTCGTCGCAGGGGCCGCTGTCGGTGACGGCCACCTCCGGGCAACTCGCCAACCAGTCCGGCTCATTTGTATCGAAAAGCACGCTGGCGCTGCGCGGCGGCGCCATCGCGAACAATCAAGGCACGATCCAGAGCGCCGGGCGAGCAACAGTCGACGGGGTCACGATCGACAACACGGCGGGCCGCATTACGTCGCTCAATACCGATGGGCTGGCGCTGACGGCGACCGGCCAGCTCACGAATGCAGCCGGTACGGCAGCGGACGGCGCGCAAGGCGGCGTGATCGGCGGCAATGGCGATGTGACCGTGCAAGGCGGGAATATAGCCAACCACGCGACGATCAAGTCCAACACGAATCTTCATGTTTCCGGTCAGTCGGTCGACAACAGCGGCGGCACGCTGAAGGGCGTCCAGGGCGTGACGGTCGATGCGGGTGCGCACCTGACCAACCGTGGCGGCACGATCATCGGCCATACGGCCAAGGTCGACGGCACGACGCTGGACAACAGTGCCGGCACCGTGCAGGCCGATCAGGTCTCGTTGGGCGCAACCGATGTGGTGAACCACGGCGGCACGATCACGCAAACCGGGGCCGGCGCGATGACGGTCAACGTCTCGGGCACGCTCGACAATTCGAGCGGCGGCACGCTGCAATCCGACAGCACCGACCTCATGCTCGCCCCGACCACGCTCAAGAACGACGGCGGCACGATTACGCATGCGGGTACTGGCACGCTGACGCTTGGCAATGGCGCCGGCTCGGTTTCGAACGTCGGCGGCACGATCGCAGGTAACGGGCGGGTCGTTGCGCAAACCGGTGCGTTGAACAACACATCGGGTTCGATCAACGGTCAAACCGGCTTGTCGGCCACGGTCGGCGGCGCGCTGAACAACAAGAACGGCAAGCTGTCTTCCGATACGGATCTCGGCTTGACCAGCGGCACGCTGACGAACGACGGCGGCCGGATCGGCGCGATCACGAATGCGACGATTCACACGGGCTCGATGACGAACCAGAGCGGTTCGATCGTTGCGCCGAACCTGTCAGTTACCGCCGATTCGACGCTGGATAACAGCGGGGGCAAGCTCGAAACCAATCAGCTCGTGCTGACCACGCCGAACCTGATGAACCATGGCGGCACGATCACGCAATATGGATCGTCGGCAATGAGCGTCAATGTCAGCGGCACGCTGGACAACTCTGCGGGCGGTACGATCCAGACGAACAGCCGGGATCTCACCCTCGCCCCGGCCCAGTTGAACAATGCCGGCGGGACGATTACGCATGCCGGGACGGGTACGCTGAAGATCGCACCGGCCAATGGCGCGAGCGCGCTGAACAACGCATCGGGCACCATCGTCACCAAGGGGCAAGCGGTTGTCGACGCGAGCAGTTGGGACAACTCGAGCGGTATTCTCTCGGCACAGGGCGGGACGACCGGAACGATCGCGGGCGACGTCAACAACACACGGGGGCTGGTGCGTTCGGATGCGTTCCTGTCGCTCACCAGCGGCGGCTCGCTGGCGAACCAAAGCGGTCACATCCAGGCCGGCCAGTCGACGGTGGGCGATACCAGCACGCTTGCCGTTCAATCCGCGTCGATCAACAACGCTGACGGGGCGATTACGAACCTCGGCAGGGGCGCGATGACCGTGCAAGGCGGTAGCCAGATCGTCAACAGCCATGCCGGCGATGTGTTCGGCATGGGCGCGATCACCGGTAACGGCGACGTGACGGTCAGCGCGGCATCGATTTCCAACACGCAAGGCGGGCAACTGAGCGGCGGGGCGCTGCACGTCCAGGGCAACACGTTGGACAACAGCGGCGGGCAGATCGGCAACATTGCCAATTCGAACGGCGACGTCGGCGTGACGACAACCGGCGCGATCACGAACACGAACGGGCAAATCAGCTCGACGCACGACCTGACGGTAACGGCCGCGACGCTGCAAGGCGGCGGCACGTACGGCGCTACTCACGATGCGAACGTGAATCTGCAGGGTGACTTCGCGGTGACGCCCGGCTACCAGTTCAACGTCGGCCATGACCTTGCCTTTACGCTGCCGGGCACGTTCGACAACAGCGGCAACGTGCAGTCGGTCAACAACCTGAGCGTTAGCGCGGGCAACATCGTCAATTCGGGCGCGCTGTCGGCGGGCGGGCTGCTGCGTACGCAATCGGGCAACCTGACCAACACGGGCGCGATCGTGGGCGGCAGCACGTCGCTCAATGCAACGGGCACCGTCTCGAACGTCGGGCCGACCGCGCTGATTGGCGGCTCGGACAGCAACGGCACGCTCGAGATTCTTGCCAACGACATCGAGAACCGCGACGACACGACGACGACCGACTCGATCGCAACGACTGCGATCTTCGGCATGGGCAGGGTCGTGCTGGCGGGCAGGAAGGATGCGAGCGGCAACTATGCGAACGCGGCGCTGGTCAATAACGTGTCTGCGCTGATCCAGTCCGGCGGCGCCATGGAACTGCACGCCGACAGGGTGACGAGCACGCGTCGCGTGATGACCACCACGGGTTACACGAATAACGTCGATCCGGCCGTTCTGGAACGGTACGGCATCAGCATGTCGGGCTGCGTGGCCCTTCACATGGAGGCCTGCAGCGGTCGTGACGTCGGCTGGCCCAGGCTCACGCGCATTCCGGATGATCCCGATTACGATCCCGCGCCCGTCATCGCCAAGCTGCTGGCTCAGCCGGGCGGGATGTTTACGGATCCGCCCCACAGTGGTCAGTGGAACAGCGGCTATCAGTACACGACCTACACGGGCGTCGCGATCTCGAACATGATCAAGGACGTCAGCCCCGCTGCGCAAATCGTGTCGGGCGGTGCGATCGACGCATCGTCATCCGGCACGTTTCAAAACCACTGGAGCAATATCGCGGCGGTGGGCAATGTGAATTTGCCTGCTCGTTACGATGCGGATGGCTGGGCGGCGACGGGCCAGCAGGCGCCGGGCGTGACGGTCACCTACTCCGGGCACTATCACTACAACAACTACGACAACACCGAACACAACTGGACATCGCCGTTCGGCAATGCGGGCGGCGCACCGGCTGACGTCAAGCAGTACGCCCTGCCGGATTACAAATCGACCTTGGGTTCGAACGGGACGATCTCCGGCACCGGCGTGAGCATCAACAACACGGCCGCCAATGCGTCGATTCCGTCGCTGGGCCTGCTGCCCGGTCAAGCCGTGCCGGGTCTGACGCTCGGCGGACTGAGCGGCAACGCGAGCGTCACGAAGTCGGGGGCCGCGGTCGTGCATGGCGGTGCGCCGATCCAGGTGGATCCGATCATCGCCAGTGCGACGGCGTTGAACGTGCTGAACAACCTGACGATTCCGCAGGGCGGGCTGTACCGACCGAACGCCGCGCCGAATCCCGGCTATGTCGTCGAGACGAATCCGGCGTTTACGAACCAGAAGAGCCTCCTGTCGAGCGACTACTTCTTTAGCCAGATCGGCGTCGACCTGACCCATATCCCGAAACGCCTCGGAGATGGCTTCTACGAGCAGCAACTCGTCCGCAACCAGGTCACGGCGTTGACCGGCAAGGCGGGGCTGGGGCCATATGCAGACCTGCAGACGATGTATCAGTCGCTGATGGCAGCCGGCGCGGAATTGTCGAAGTCGCTTGACTTGCCGATCGGCGCGAGCCTGTCGAGTGCGCAGGTGTCGAAGCTCACCAGCAACGTGATCTTGATGGAAACGCGTGTGGTCGACGGCCAGTCCGTATTGGTGCCGGTCGTGTATCTCGCGAAGGTCAATCAGCAGAACATGGGCAACGGCCCGCTGATTGCCGCGACGGACATCGATATCAAGGACGCGCAGTCGTTCACGAACAACGGCACGTTGAAAGCGGACAATGCGCTGTCGGTTCAGGGCAAGCAGATCGACAATGCATTCGGTGCCATGCAAAGCGGTGGGCTGACGACGCTGTTAGCGGATCACAACGTCGACTTGACGTCGGCGAATGTCAAGGCGGGCAGCCTCGTCATCGGCGCAGGCGACGATCTGATTCTCGATACGGCGACGAATACGCAGAAGCAGGTCAGCGGTGACGGCGCAACGCGTAGTGCGACGACATTGGGGCCGACCGCACGCATCGATGTGGCAGGCGATGCGGGAATCATCACGGGCGGCAACTTCCAGCAAAACGCCGGCGAGTTGTCGGTCGGCGGAAACTTCGGCGCGTTGATCGGTGGCGACTGGACGCTCGGTGCAGTGCAGACCGGCGAACACAAGGTCGTGCAGCGTGCGAACGGTGTGTCGGATATGGACTTCAACCACGCCACCGTCAGCTCGGTCAAGGTCGGGGGTGTGTCGGGAATCAGCGTCGCGGGCGACCTCACGTCGCACGGTGCGCAAATCGAGTTGGGACGCGGCGGGGCAATCGACGCGAAAGGCAACGTGTCGTTGCTGACCGCCAGCTCGACGTCGACCGTGAACAGCAACAGCTCGGGCAGCGATCATCGCCGCAGCTATTCAGACAGTTTGCATGCGTCGGACCAGACGCTGACCGGTACGACGCTCAAGAGCGGCGATGCGCTTGCCATGTCGTCCGGCAAGGACTTGACGCTTAGCGGCAGTACGCTGACGCTCGACAAGGGCAAGGTGACGCTGAACGCGAAGGGCGATGTGAATATCGGTGCGGCGACCGAGACGCGCGAATTCAATTCGCATGAAACGCACAGTCACAGCGTCGTCGTGAGCAATACGAAGGTGGCGAGCGGTATCGATCAGGTGGACGTGATCAGTCACGGCAGCTCGGTGTCCGCCGACAGCGTGTCGGTGACGAGCGGCCAGGACATTAACGTGACCGGAAGCGCAGTCGCCGGAGCGCGTGATGTTTCGCTGGATGCCGCTCGGCACGTGAATATCCTTGCCGCGGAAGATCGGAGCGATTCGTCGAAGTATTACGACAAGAAGCAATCGGGCTTGATGAGATCGGGCGGCCTCGGCTTCACGGTCGGTTCGGCTGAACAGAAGGCGCAGTCGGACAATCATGTCGTTCAGCAAAGCCAGGCGCGCAGCACCGTAGGCAGCGTGCAAGGCAACGTGTCGATCAAGGCCGGGGAAAACGTTCACATCGGCGGCAGCGACGTCGTGGCCGGCAAGGCCGCCGACGACACGAAGAACGCCACCGGCAACATCGACATCGTCGGCCGGAATGTGACGATCGATCCGGGTCAGGACGACGAACGGACGCACGACCAGCAGGAGTTCAAGTCAAGCGGCTTTACGGTCGCGATGACGGGTACGCTGTTCGATACCGTCCGCAATGTGAAAGACAACGCGTCGACGGGTAACGCCTTTCAGCGTGCCCAGAGTGTCGCGACCGAGATCGGGGCCAGCGCGGCCGATGTGCCGTCGATTTCGGTGACGTATGGCCGCAGCCAAAGCAAAAGCTCGCTCGACACGTCGAGCCTGACGAATGCAGGCAGCACGGTTCGCGGCGGCGGCAATGTGTCGGTGATCGCAACCGGGGGCGCGGCGAAAGACGCCCAGGGGCGCGCCACGGACGGCGACATCACGGTGGTCGGCTCGGCGATCAGTGCGGGCGGCGCCGCGTTGCTCGACGCGAATCGGAACGTCACGCTTGCGGCGTCGACGGATCAGTATCGGCAGAAGAGCGAGTCGAGCAGTTCGAGTTCGAGTTTTGCGTTGCTGTCGACGCCGAGCGTCGGCGATCTGGCGCGCTGGATCGGCGGGACGGCAAATCATGGCGGCAACAGCCCGTCGCCATACAACGCATTCCGCAGTGACGCGAACGGCTGGACGACGGCAACGACTCAGGCCCCGACGACGGTTTCGGGCAATACCGTGACGGTGCGCAGCAAAACGGGCGATGTGAACGTGATCGGCTCGGGCATCAGCGGTACGGAAAGCGTCGATGTGGTCGCGAAGCAAGGTGCGATCAACGTGCTCGCGGGCCTGGAATCGAGCAAGAGCCATCAGGAATCGAGCAGTCGCCAGATCGGCAATCTCGGCAGCAACGGCACGGCGACGGGCTTCAGCGTCGGCGTGGCGAACAGCCACACGGTCCAGGACAGCGCGAGCGATACGCAGAGCAGGATGCGCAGCCAGATCGCGAGCGCCGGCAACGTGACGCTCGACGCGAAGCAGGATTTGACGGTTACCGGCTCGGACGTCATGGCGGGCAAGGATTTGACGCTGACCGGCAAGAACCTGAACTTCGATCCGGGTACCGATACGACGCAAACCAGCATGAGCCAGCATTCGAGCCAGTTCGGCGTGAGCCTGGCGCTTGGCGGGGCGGCTGGCAACGCGGTGGCGGCCGTGAACCAGAGCATGCGGAATCCGGCGCGTGGCGGCGATGCGCGACTTGGCGCGCTGGACAAGGCGCAAGCCGCGCTGGCGACGTACAGCGCGTATCAAGTCGCCGACGCGTTTACATCTGGCAAGCCGACGAATCAGGCGCTCGTGAAGGCGACCGTGAGTATCGGCGGCGGCACCAGTTCGAGCGAATCACACAGCAGCTCACTCGCGAACGCGGGCAGCAAGTTGACGGCTGGCGAGAACGTCAAACTGATCGCGACCGGCAGCGGCGCCAAGGATCAGGACGGTCTTGCGACGGACGGCGATATCAATGCGCGGGGAACGCAGATTTCGGGCAAGAACGTAACGCTCGAGGCGGCGCGCGATGTCAATCTGCAAAGTGCGAAGGACACGACTCAGCTGTCGAGCCGCAACAGCAGCAGCGGCGGCAGTATTGGCGTGGGTGTGGCGCTGGGCGGGCAACAAAACGGCATCACGGTGGAGCTTGCCGCGAGCATTGCGCGTGGCCACGCGAACGGCCAGAGCGTGACGAACCGCGACACGGTGGTTTCGGCGAGCGATACGCTGACGTTGAAGAGCGGCCGGGACACGAATCTGCGCGGCGCGGAGACGTCGGGCCAGACGATCAACGCCGAGGTGGGTCACGACCTGAACATCCAGAGCCAGCAGGATACGGCGACATACGAAAGCAAGCAGACGAGCGGCGGATTCCAGATGAGCGTTTGCGTGCCGCCGATCTGCTACGGCCAGACGGTGAGCGGCAGCGCCAACGTCAGCCAGCAGAAGATCACGGCGACGTATCAGTCCGTGAACCGGCAAAGCGGGATGTTTGCGGGCGACGGGGGGTATCACGTCACCGTCGGCAAGCATACGCAGCTGGACGGTGGCGCCATCGCAAGCAGCACGGCCGGCGCAGACAAGAGCAGCCTGTCGACGGAGACGTTCGGGCATACGAATCTCGAGAACAAGCTGAGCTACTCGGGTGACTCGATGGGTTTTGGCGCGAGCGGTGGTGTCGGCAACAGCTCGCCGGGCGGCATCAAACTGAATACGCCGGTCGTGCAGACGGGGCCGGCGGGTGTTGGACCGGTGACGGCGAATGGTTTGGGGCCAAGCGGATTCTCGTCGGCGGGCACGAGCAGCGAGGCGACCGGGACGACCTACGCGACCGTGAGCCCTGGCACGATCACGGTTCGCGGCGATGCGGGCACTGGCCACGACAGCACGGCGGGCCTGAATCGTGATATGTCGATCGCGAACGGTGCGATCGAAAACACGTTCGATGCGCGGAAGGTGCAGAACGATCTGGCAGTGCAGCAGGCGGCGGGGCAGGTCGGGATGCAGATCGTGGGGGCGGTTGGGAAGTATCTGACGGATAAGGCGTCCAGGGCCGTCACGAAGGCGAAGGATGCGTTGGACGACGCCGAAAAGTCCCAAGACCCGGCAGCGATTGCGAAGGCGAAGGCCGATCTCGATGCGGCCAATCAGCAGTATGCGATGTGGAATGATGACAGCACGTCCAGAAAGGCCGCACACGCCATCGTGGCGGGTGGTGCGGCGGCGCTGGGCGGCGGCAATGTTGTCGGTGCAGTTGGAGGCACGATCGCGGGAGATTATGCGGGCTCGGCCGTCGGACAACTCACTGATGGCACTCTGGGTGGCACATTGCTGACGAACGTGGCTGCCGGTGTTGCTGGTGCAGCGGTTGGCGGGGCGCTGGGAGGAGCATCGGGTGCGATCAGCGGTGCGGGCGGAGCGTTAAGTGCAGATCTCTACAACCGGCAGCTCCACCCGCAAGAACGCGACATGATCGCGAAGGTTGCGAAAAAGATAGCTGAGGCTATCGGCAAGACGTCGGCCGATCAGCAATCGCTTACTTCGTACTGGACGGACATGTTGACGTTGGCGGCCGATGCGAAGGTGGATGCGCAAGCATCCCAACAACTCGATCAGTACAAGACTCAGCTGACGCACGCAGCGCAGGCATCAGGAAACACTCAGGCACTGGATACGTTCAACACGAATCTGGAAATCGCACAGAACGCGATCAATCAGATGTCGGGGCTGACGATCTTTGGCGTCGGCGGCCCGATTGTTGCGGATGATGGCGTGCTGAAGACGTTCCAGGCAACCGGCTCTCAATTCAACGATTCGACATTGTTTGATACGCCGGGAGGAACGAGGTCGGGATTGGCACTTGGCCAGACGCCAGCATCTGCGGGCATCGGCTCCGATTACTACATTGCGCCGAATGGGCCGACGAATCAGCAAATCGCAGGATTTGCCAGAGATATGATCCAGCGGGCCGCGACGCGGAACGGCGCTGCCAGCCCTGCCTATCCGTTGGAGGAAATCGTGCTGGGCGGGGCGGCCGGCAAGATTGTCTCTGGCGTAGTTGGTGCCATTCTGAACAGAGGCATGGCGCAAGGTGCGACCGATGCGGTAGTAGCGGACAATGTCTGGCATTCTACGAGAGTGCCGGAGGCAGCTAAGGGAATATTGGAAAAAGGAATCGATCCCGCATTTCTAAATCCAAAAACTCGCTTTGGTTCTGCGTTCTACGTTGCAGAACAGCCAGGAACTTCGTTAGCTGAGATGGCGCACTATGGAGTCGATCCAAGTACGGGTATTCGCTTTTCTGTAAATCAAGATGCCGTAAAAGTTCTCGATCTGACCAACCCGGGCATTGCGGCCAAGTGGGGGTATGGCGGTGGACCAATAAGCGGGGTGACACAGAAGATCGGTTCGGATGCGATGGCGCAAGGTTATAATACTATTAGATATTTCTCGGAGCGAGCCGCGGGAGGAACAAATTTGGCGATTATTGGTGATTTTAATAAGATTTTGAAACCCATTATGGTTACCCCGGTGGCACCATGA